From the Fusobacterium ulcerans ATCC 49185 genome, the window TAAAAATGCTTTCATCCCTAATTTTTCAGCTTCTTTTTCATCAAGTATTTCTATTTCAAATCCAAATTCTTTACCTAATTTCTCTGCTTCTTCTGCTAATTTTTCTGGAGTTATTACACAGGCTGGTTCATTTATTAGATCTCTTACTATATTAACTATTTTTCCTAATTCTTTTCCTTCAATAATATCAATGTTATTTTTTTCTATAAAATAATATAGATTTAATTTTTTATCTTTTTTCTCACTCATATACTTATCAAACTTATAGTCTATATGTTCTGTCACTTCTCCAATTATTTCAAGATCTATTAAGTCACTGTCTTCACTGCCAATAAGAATATCTCCATTTATATTTTTTAATCCATTATATATTACATCTCTCATAACATCTCTATTTATATTTTCTTTTTTTCCTATTCCTAAAAATAATATTGTTATTAAAGAATCTCCTTCTAAAAATGAAACCTCTAATTTTTCTCCTTTCTTTCCTGTAAAAGAATTTTTTTCCATCATTTTTTCAATAAATACTTTATTTTTATCTGAAATATATTCACAAAGTCTTAAATCACCTTCACTAACAAGATTTACTGTCTTTGAATAAATTTTTTCTATCTTTTCTATTATCTCTAAACTCATTTTTATACCTCCATTTCAATAAATTGACTATCTTCCTTTTAGTCTACCACTTTATTTTTTTTATTTCAATGCAAATATCTATTGATTTTTTTTAAAAACACGGTAAAATAGAAGAGTAGGTGATCGATAATGAAAAAAACTTTAATTTTATCAATGCTTTTAGCAATATCTTTAGTTAGTTTTTCTGCTCCTAAAACAGCAGATACTTCAAGAATGAGAGAAGAAAATGGTATTACATATTATTTTAATGAAGATACCCCTTTTACAGGAAAGGTAATAGATAAAAAAGATAGAAACTATTACACTGATGGAAAGCCTGATGGAAAGTGGGTAACTTTTTTTCCTAATGGAGCTTTAAAATCTATAGAGAACTGGAAAAATGGAAAATTAAACGGAAAATATGTTATTTATCAAGAAAATGGTTTAAAGGTTATGCAAACTTCTTATATCAACGGAAATGACAATGGTGAATATTTTCTTTATCATGAAAATGGAAATCTTCAAGTACAAGGATATTTTAAAAATGGTGTTCCTTCTGGTACTTGGAAATATTATCATCCAGATGGTAAGTTAAAGGGAAAAGCTGTTTACCCAGATTAGGACAAAGATATTATTTTATAGTAAAGTATATATTTTTATAGTTTGACTTTTTTATAATTTCTATATATAATATAGGTGAGGGAAGATTTATTATAATAATAACAAAGGAGGGTTCTATCATGAATCTTGTATTAAGCAAAATTTTTGAAACTTCTGTCCTTGTATCTCCTAAGAAAGCTCTACAATTGTGTTCTATGGTTGCTAGGAAAATCAAAAAAGGAGATAGTGTTGTTATAGACTTCAATGGTATAAAAGCTACCACATTAGCTTTCCTTTATGTTCTTTTCTCTAATATAGTAAAAGAATGTGGTAAAGATGTAAAAAGCCTTGTATCAGTTGAAAATGCTTCTAAGGAGCTAAAAGAAGAATTCAAATACTTAAAACAAAATTACAAAGAACTTTGTGAAAAATTCTCGCACTTGGATGTTATAACAGCTTAAAAATAAATTTAAAGATATTAAAAAACAGAACTCTCCATTGAGTTCTGTTTTTATTTATACTCCATTTTTTATTTTCCTTCATTAAGATATTTTTCTACTACTTTTTCCCACATACCATTTTCTTTCATTATCTTTTCAAAAAATTCTCTTACTGCCCCATCTCCACCATTTTTTGAAGAGATAAAGTTTACTCTGTCCAAAACTTCTTTTACTGCATTTTTAGGAGCTGCTGACATTCCCACAACAGACATAACTCCTAAATCATTTATATCGTCACCCATATAAGCAGTTTCCTCTAGTGTTATCTTGTATTTATCTAATATCTTTTTTAATTCAGCTACCTTATTTCCAGCTCCCTGTACTAATTCCTGTATTCCCAATTCCTCTGCTCTTCTTTTTACTATTACAGAAGTCTTTCCAGTGATAATAGCAGTAATTCCTCCATACTTTATCCATTGAGCTATTGCAAATCCATCTTTTACATCAAACCCTTTCAAGCTATTATCTTTATCATCCATATAGAGCTTACCATTAGTTAAAGTTCCATCTACATCTAATACAATTAATTTTATCATTCTCTGCTCCTTCTGAATATTTTTTATAAAGAAAAAAGGATATCCACATCTGGATATCCTCAAACATACTAGTAATTATAGTGCGTTTACTTTAGCAGCTAATCTTGCTTTCTTTCTAGATGCTGTGTTTTTCTTCATGATTCCTTTGCTTACTGCTTTATCTAACTCTTTATAAGCTACTGATAAAGCTGTTTTTGAAGCTTCTAAATCTTTAGTATCTACAGTTGTTAAAACTTTTTTAGTCATAGTTTTAACTCTAGATTTTACTGCTTGATTTCTTTCTCTGTTTCTCTCTGCTACTAATATTCTCTTTTTAGCTGATCTTGAATGTGCCAAATTAAAAACCTCCTAGAAATTTTAAAAATTATATTTTTCCATAAGATGATATCATAAATTAAACAAAATGTCAACCTAGTGATGACAAGAAGTAATTTTAATTTGTTTAAGTTAAGCTACAAAAGAGACACATCTTCTTGTACAATGGACCATAATTATTTTAACATATTCTCCGAAAAAATAAAAGCAGATTTTTAATTTTTTTAATAATATTATCTTTTTTAGATAATTCAGAATAGACTTATTAATTTTTTACAACTTTTATTAGTATAAATTCTTAATTATCTTTTTTATATGTGAAATATTTTTTCATTAAATTAAAAATATTTCTCATAAAACTAACATATCTTGAGGTAAATTGCTAAGATTCACTTTATTTTTCTTTTAAAGTTTCATTTATATTTATTAAAAATTTCTCTATATTAGATTTGGGAGTTGCCAGATTCACTCTTATAAATCCCTTACCTGAATCTCCAAAATGTTCTCCCATGTAAACATTTACTCCTGCCTTTTCAATAAATAATTTTTTTAATTCTTCACCACTTACTTTTAAATCTCTATAGTCTATCCAAGAAAGATAGGTTCCTTCAGAGTCTATTAATTTCAATTTAGGAATATGTTTTTTTAAATATTCTTTTAAATAAATCTTATTTGAATGGACATACTCTAACACTTCATCCAGCCAATAATCACATTCATTATATGCTGCTTCTGTTATTGCTGCAGCAAAAATATTTGGATTATGGATCACTGCTACATCTAATATTTCTTTTACTTCATTTCTTATTTTTTCATTAGGAATTATCAGATTAGAAGTAATAACTCCTGGAACATTAAATGTTTTTGTAATAGAAGTGCATATTATACTTATTTCCTGTGCTTCTCTTATACTAGCTACAGGAATATGTTTATTAGGTTTAAATACTAAATCACTGTGAATTTCATCAGCAAGTATTATTAAATTATGTTTTTTACAAAAGTTTACAATTTCCTGTAATTCATCTAATGTAAATACTCTTCCTGTAGGGTTGTGAGGATTACATAAAATGAATATTTTAGTGTTTTTATCAATCTGCTTTTCCAAATTACTTAAATCTAATTTATATTTTCCATTTTTTAAAATTAAAGGATTTTCAATTAAATTTCTTTTATTTTTTACAACTACATCCCTTAATGTTGGATAAGCAGGTGTTTGTAGTATAATTCCATCCCCTTTCTTTGTCATATTTTGAATTATAAGACTGGTACCTATTCCAACTCTTGGTGAGTACATAATCCATTCTTCAGAAATATTCCAATTATGCCTTTTTTTATACCAATTAATTACAGACTGATAATATTTTTTAGATAAAATTGTATATCCAAATATTCCATGTTCTACAATTTTATGCATGACATTTAGTATTTCTTTTGGAGACCTAAAATCCATATCTGCTACTGCCAGCTGCATTACATCCTTTCCACATATCTCTCTGCATCCATCCCATTTTGCACAATTAGTTTCATATCTATTTATTATCTCATCAAATTCTTTCATATTTTACTCCTATATATTAGACTGTTGTTCTTTTAAATAGTCTTGATAAATAGGACTTTTCTCATCTAATTTAGCTATAAACTTTCCAGTATAACCCCAAATTACAGCAAATATCCATCCAGAATAACATAAAATTGCCCATGGTAGATATTCTAATGTAGGTACACCTAAAGTTGTTGCCATATAAACTCCTGCTGCTGTCCATGGAACTAATGGTTCAATTACTGTCGCACCATCTTCTAATGATCTTGAAAGATTCTTAGGATGCAGTTTTCTAGCAATGTAACTGTTTCTTAACATTTCTCCTGGTATTAAAATCGACAATTGACCATTAGAAGTTACACATACTGCAGTAAAACAAGAAATTAATGTTACTAATATTAAACTTCCTGTTGATTTAACATTTTTCATTAGTCTTTCAAGAACTATATCTAATGATCCATTTACAGCAATAATCCCAGCAAAGCCATAAGCACAGAATGCTATTAAAACTGTTCCAAGCATAGAATTCATTCCACCTCTATTTAATAATCTCGGAATATCTGAAATTATATTGGCTGTATCAATATTATTCATCATAGAAATATTAAATCCACTGATTGTTGCTTCAAAAGCCTGCTGTAAAGTAAATCCTTGAAAAATAATAGCGTTAAATAATGCTATACAACTTGAAATAAGCATTACTGGTATAGTAGGTTTCTTTTTTATTGATCCATATAAAACAATTATTGGAGGCAGTATTACAAGTGGGTTCCATTTAAACATTTGATCCAATGTTTTTAAGATAATTTCTACTTTTTCTGGTGTTGCCATGGCTACTGCTGGCATTTTAAATCCTGCTATAATATACACTATTCCAGCTAGTATAAATGCTGGCCCTGTTGTGAAAACCATATGGCCTATATGTTCATATAAAGTAGTTCCAGCAGCTATTGGGGCAAGATTGGTTGTATCTGATAATGGTGACATTTTATCTCCAAAATACGCTCCTGAAACTATTGCTCCTGCAACTATTGGAAGAGGTATTCCCATTCCAGCAGCAACTCCTATTAATGCAACTCCAATTGTTCCTGCTGACCCCCATGATGTTCCTGTACATATAGAAACAAAAGATGTAACTAAAAAAGAAGTAATTACTATTAATTTAGGATTAATTATTTTCAATCCATAATAAACCATCATTGGTATTGTTCCACCAATCATCCAACTTCCTATCAAAACTCCAACTATTATTAAAATCAAAATTGCAGGCATTGTTTTAGATAATTTCCCGACAATAGAGTTCATCATATCATCCCATGTATATCCAAGTCTATAAGCTATAACACCTGCTATCCCTGCTGAAATCAGCATTAATATCTCTGCTCTAAGTCCATAAACCCCATACCCTATTCCTAATAACAGAACCATTGATATTATAGGAATCACTGCTTCAATAAAACTAGGTTTTTTCTTCATATTTCCCTCCTTATTAATTATAAAATTCTTTTAATATTGGATAAAGTTTTTTAAATTGGCTATATTTTTCATTATAATTTTTTACCATCTCATCACTTGGATAAAGCATTTCCAAAGGTTTAATAATAGTGCTGCATGCCTCATCAACATCTTTGTAAACTCCATCTCCTACTGCTGCTATTATTGCTGCACCAAATGCAGGTCCTTCCAATGAATTTACTACTTCTGTTTTTAAATTGAAAACATTACATATAATCTCTCTCCAAAGAATATTCCTTGCTCCACCTCCACTTAATCTTATAGTTTTAGATTTTATATTCATTTCTTTTAAAATTTCATAAGAATCCCTGAGAGCAAAAGCCACCCCTTCCAATAATGCCTTTGTCATATCTCCTATTTTATGGTTTATATTAAGACCTATAAATGACCCTCTTACATTTACATCATTGTGAGGAGTTCTCTCTCCAACCAGATATGGCAGAAAGTATAAATCTTTAGCTTCTGATTTTTCTGCTTCTTTTATAAGAGTTTCATAATCAGATGTTTTATTTATTTCTTCTGCCCACCATTTCAAACATGAGGCAGCAGATAAAATCACTCCCATTTGATGATATCTGCCACTTGCATGACAAAAAGAATGAAGTCTTCCCTTTTTATCATGAATATATTCTGAATTATTTGCAAAAACCACTCCAGATGTTCCCAAAGCAACAGAAATATAATCATCATTTACTACTCCCACACCAATAGCTCCTATTGCTTGATCTCCACCTCCAATTATAATTTTTACATTTTCATTCAGTCCTAATTTTTCTGAAAATTCTTTTTTTATACATCCTATATTTTTATGAGATTCATATATCTTTGCAAAATTTTCTTCTTTCAATCCTGAGATTTTTATCATTTCAGCAGACCATTTTCTATTTTTTACATCTAACAGCAACATTCCTGAAGCATCACTCACATCTGTTGCAAAAACCCCACTTAGCCTATATGCTATATAATCTTTTGGAAGCATTACTTTTGAAATTTTTAAAAAATTCTCAGGTTCATTTTCTTTCATCCATAGAATTTTTGGAAGGGTGAAACCTGTAAGAGCTATATTTCCTGTATTTTCCAGCAATTTTTTTCTTCCTATATGCTCATTTAAATAAATACATTCTTTTTCTGTTCTCTGGTCGCACCATAGTATTGCAGGTCTTATTATCCTATCTTCATTGTCTAGTAGAACAAGTCCATGCATCTGTCCACTAAAACTTAAAGCAAGTATAGATTTTTCATAACCTATTATTATTTCTTTTAATCCATCATAAACACTGTTAAACCAATATTCAGGATTTTGCTCTATCCATGTTTCTTTTACAAAATTCAATGGGTAATCTTTACTTATTGTTTTTATAACATTCCCATTTTTTTCCATTAAAAGAAGTTTTACAGAGGATGTTCCTAAATCTATTCCTATATACATCAAACAAACCTCCTAATCAAAAATATAATTATTTAAGATTGTTTCTAACTTTTCCTGTCTTCCTGATTTATTTTTAATTCCATCCAATTTTAAAGCATAGTCTGCCAATTCTTTTAGTCCTACTTTTCCTTCAATTATCTCTTTTCCTATTCCTTCTTTATAGCTTGCATATCTTTTTTCTATTATATTTTCAAAAACATTATCTTCTATTAATTTTGCAGCTACTCTTAGACCTTTGGCAAATGTATCCATTCCTGCAATATAAGCATAGAAAATATCATCTAGCTCTATTGAAGCTCTTCTTATTTTTGCATCAAAGTTAAGTCCTCCTGTTTTAAATCCTCCATCTTTTAAAATTTCATACATAGCAAGAACTGCATCATATATATTTGTTGGAAATTGATCAGTATCCCATCCTAAAAGCATATCTCCCATATTTGCATCTACACTTCCAAGCATCCCATTTATTCTTGCAAAACGTAATTCATGCTGAAATGTATGATATGCAAGAGTTGCATGATTAGCTTCTATATTTAACTTAAAATCTTTATCAAGATTATAAGTCTTTAAAAAACCTATTACTGTTGCAGAATCGAAATCATACTGATGTTTAGTTGGTTCTTTTGGCTTTGGTTCAATATAGAATTGTCCTTTAAAACCAATTTTATTTGCATAGTCTTTTGCCATCCCAAGCATTTTTGCAAGGTTATCAAGTTCTAATTTCATATCTGTATTTAAAAGAGTTTCATACCCTTCTCTTCCTCCCCAGAAAACATATCCTTCTCCATTCAATCTATGAGTAATTTCAAGAGCTTTTTTTACTTGTGCAGCTCCTAATGCAAATACATCTGCATTACATGAAGTTGCTGCTCCATGAACAAATCTTGGGTGACTGAACATATTTGTTGTTCCCCATAAAAGTTTTATTCCTGTTCTTTTCATTTCAATTTCAATTAAATCTACAATCTCATCAAGATTTTTTTGATATTCAGCTAAAGTATCAGCTTCTGGTGCTATATCTCTATCATGAAAACAAAAATATTCCATTCCTAATTTTTCCATAATTTCAAATCCAGCTTTCACTCTTGCTTTTGCTCTTTCCATAGGTTCTAGGGAATCCCACTCTCTTACAATTGTTCCTTCACCAAATTGATCATTCCCAGCAGCAGTTAATGTATGCCAATACGACATTCCAAATTTTAAATGTTCTTTCATTGGCTTACCAAGTATTATTTCATCAGGATTATAATACCTAAAGGCCAATTCATTTTTAGTTTCCTTTCCTTCATATTTTATTTTTCCTATCTCTTTGAAAAATTCCATTTTTATCCTCCATTAATTAAATTGACTTAAATTTATTTTAATATAATATTAAAATATTTTTTGTATTTTGTCAATATTAAATTTATTTTAAATTAAAACAGTTGCTTTCAAACTGAAATAACACATTATTATATATATGTTTTTAATATTTTTAATTAAATTGACTTAAATTTAAAAGATGTTAAATTATATTATACAGATTGAATTATAAAATATGCTTTAATTAATCTGTATATATTTTTAAGGAAAGGGGGAAATCATCTTTATGAAAGATGTTATTTATCAAAAAAAAGAAAAAATGAAAAATATAAACAGAGTTTATCAATTTATTTCTCAAAATAAATTTTTTACAAAAAAAGAAATTGCTGATTCATTGGATATTAGTTTTCCAACTGTTGCAAAAATAATAAATCTTTTGCTAGATAAAAAAATTGTTATTGATAAGGGTTATTCTGATAATAATATAAAAAGAAAAGCAAGTCTTTATGAATATAATCCTAATTCTTTTTATTCTATTGGTATTAAAATAGAACTTTCTTCAGTAAGTTTTATATTAATAAATTTAAATGGAGATGAAATAAAAAAAACTGTTATTATAAAAAATTTTTTTAATGATGAAAATTTTGTTTTTTATATTATGGAAGAGCTTAAGTTATTTTTAAAAAATTTTCCTTATCAAAATCTAATAACAGGAATAGGGATTTCTCTTTCAGGTATAGTTGATAATAAAAGTAAAATATTAAAAATAGGAACAAACTTTAACTTATTTGAAAAAAATATGGAAATAATTGAAAATACCTTTTCACTTCCAATATACCTAATAAATGAAGCTAATGCAGGAGCTATTGGAGAGTTCTTTCTGAATAGAACTTTAAAAGAACAGAATATTGTTTTTATTTCTATAGATTCTGGAGTGGGAGCCGGAATAGTAATTGATGGTAATCTTTACAAAGGACATTCTTCAAAAGCTGGAGAATTTGGACACTTTACTGTAGAAAATCATGGAAAGAAATGTAACTGTGGAAATGAAGGGTGTCTTGAGATGTATTGTTCAAATAGAGCACTGGTAAAAGCTTTTGAAAAAGAATTTAATCTTTCTAATCTAAGTTTTATTGAAATTTTTTCTAAGAATTTAGCAGATACTGAAAAGGGTAAAGGGATATTGGAGAAATATACTGATTATCTTGCTTCTGGTATAAGGAATTTATTATTTTTATTAGACTTAGATAGAGTTATTATTGGAGGTCTTATTTCAAACTATAGTCATTATATAAAAGAATCTCTTGAAAAAAAAGTTTTTAATAATATATTTTTTGAAGATAAATCAATTCTGGAATTTTCAAAATATGGTGATTTTTCTAATCTTATAGGAGCGGCTTTCTTACCTTTTAACGATTTATTTATTCACCTATTTTAAAAAAATTGGAACTAAATAAATTAACAGACAGCTTTAAATTAATTGTATTTTTTTATGAAAAATATGATATATTACTTCTTTGAGGTTTAATTTAATATTCTTTTTATCACAGAAATATCTGTGATTTTTTATTTTTTCTTAACATGTTTTGCTTCTTTATTATTTTTAAATTTATAATTTCTAAATATATAAAATGGGCAGCTTGCTAGATAAAACTTAATCTAACATACTGCCCATTCTTTAATTTATTTTATGCAAATACCATTTCTGTTAAATCCATAGGATCAACTATTTTCCCTGCTTTATATACACGCATATTTCCAGAAGCTATTTCATCTATAAGTATAACTTCTCCATCTTTATCTATTCCAAACTCAAATTTAATATCATAAAGATCAAGTCCTTTTTCAGCTAAAGTATCTCTTACTATTGTAGAAATCAATTGTGTTCTTTCTTTCATTGAATCATACTGCTCAGAAGTCATTACATTAAGAACTACTAATCCATCTTTAGTTACAAGAGGATCTCCTAAAGCATCATTTTTAAATGTAGTTTCTACATAAGCAGGTAAATCTCCACCTTCTGTTACATATTCATTATAACGACGATAGAAACTTCCTACAGCTTTAAAACGGCATATTACTTCAAGTCCTTTTCCAAAAGGTCTTGCTGGTACTACCTCCATAGTTCCTTTTTCTACATTAGCAGATATATAATGAGTTTTTACTCCTGCCTTATTCAATATTTCAAAAAAGTGAACAGACATCTTCAAGTTAGCTTTTCCTATTCCTTCTATTTTTAATCCTACTGAGTTTTCCCCTGGATCAAATACTCCATCTTTTCCTGTACAGTCATCTTTAAATTCAAGTAAGAAATTTCCATTTTCTAATTTGTAGACATCTTTAGTCTTTCCTTGATAAACTTTTTCCATTTGATTCCTCCATTTTATAAATTAATAAATTTTGAGCTTATATATAGATAAAAATATTCTGTAAGATAAGTATAGTATATTTCCAAAAAAAATTAAAGTATTTTTTTATTTTTTATTTTAATAGTATAAATATTTTCAAAAATAAGCATATGAAAGTGGGTAACTTATAAATAGAAATATAATTTTAAAACTTTTCCAGTAGAAAGAACTCACAAATCTTTCTAATTTCCGAATTTCTAAAATTTAATCTAGTTTTTTTGTTACCCACTAATCTAAATTTTTTATTCAGTTGTTATTTTGCATTAGCAGCATTTTTCCCAGCAATTCTTCCAAAAACAATGATATCAGCTATAGCATTTCCACCAAGTCTGTTAGCACCGTGTATTCCACCAGTAACTTCTCCAGCTGCAAACAATCCAGGAACAGCCTTTCCATCTTTTCCTATTACCTCTGCATTTTCATTTATTTTTACTCCACCCATAGTATGATGTAGTGCAGGGAAACGTAATGTTGCATAGAAAGGTCCTTTATCTATTTTATTTTCCCATATATCTCTTCCAAATTCATCTGATTTTTTATCAACAGATTCATTAAATTTTTTTACAGTTGTAATTAGTGCATCTGCTGGAACATTTATTTTTTTTGCTAGTTCTTCAAGTGTTGCAGCTTCAACCACTGTATTTTTTCTAATAAGCTCATCTAAATCCTCAGCAGAAGTAGTTTTTCTGTCTGGAGGTATTATTTTAGAATCATTTATCATATAATATTGACCATCTTTTTGAGCAAATGTAGCCAAACTTATTTCATCTCTTCTTCCATCTTCTCTTACATAACGATTTCCATCCTTATTAACGAAAATAACATTTTCTACATTAATAGTTGGTCCAAATCTATCTGCTGGCATTGGAAGCAATTGAATATGTTTCATATCTATAACATCAGCTCCAGCATCCAAAGCCATTTTTATAACCTCTCCAGTTGCTCCTGGATGATTTGTATTTTCTATTCCAGCTGGAAGTTTATCTTTTGTATATACTCCATCAGATAAAAATTCACGAACCATTTCACTGTTAGCAGCATAACCTCCGCTTGCAAGAATTATTCCTTTCTTACCAATAAATTCTGCTTCTTTTCCATCTGCTCCCACAGCAGTTACTCCAATTACTCTATTATCTTTTTTTATTATTCCCATAACTTTAGTATTTGTATATATTTTTCCTCCATGTTGTAAAAATGCTTTCTCAAGAGTATTTATATACCCTGTTCCTAATGGGTCAGTTGCCTGATTAGTTCTTGGCCACATTGAACCTACAACTGAACCGATTTTTTCATTCCATTTCATTCCTAATCCCTCAAGCCAGTCTACTCCACTCATAGCATTTTCTACAAGAGTTCTGACTAATTTTTGATTAGCAACTTTATTTCCACCCTCATAAGTTTGAGTAAAATGTTTATCAATTGAATCTTCTATTCCTTGTGCTTTTTGTTTTTTAGGATTAACAGCATTATAAGCTCCACCAGCTCTAACAGTATTTCCACCTATTATTGGCATTTTTTCAAGTATTATAACTGATTTAGCACCATTTTCATAAGCGGATACCCCTGCTGCAAGCCCTGCACCTCCTGCTCCTACTACTATTACTTCTGCTTCTTTATCCAATATTATATTTTCCACAACTTTTTTTGTAACTGGTTTAGATATAGCAGCTATAGATACTCCAGAAAATTTTAATGCTTCTTTAGTTGCTTCTATTATAGCCTTACTCGATTTTGATGCTCCAGCTACATAATCTACAGAAATACTCTGATTATCTACAATTTCTTTTGGAAGACTTTCAATAGCATGATCACTTATCCCTTTGCTTTCTTTATGTTCTACAATAACTACACTTTCAATTCTATCTTTTGATGTAGTTACTTCTACTTTTACAGGCCCTCCATATCCTTCAGAACTTCCTAGATACTTTCCAGGCTTAAAAACAGCTTCTGCTGAAAATATTGTATCACTCAATATCAGCAGTAAAGAAAATATTAAACTAAAAAAACTTTTTTTCCCCATTCTTTCCCTCCTTTTTATTTTGTAGTTAACCCTTTATTAATAACCTATATACCTCATCTTTTCATTCTTGTCAATACCAAATAATAATTCTTAATTGGATAAAATTTATTATTTTTTTCTTTTTTCTATGTCTTTTTTTATTTTTTACTAATTATTACCTTTAAATCAAATTTGTATTGCGTTTTTTTTAATAAAGTTATATAATTGGATAAAAATAATATTATTTTATTATTTATATCTATATTTTATAAAACATCTTTATTCAATTAACACTCTTTCATTAAATTTCAAGGGGAGATTCAATGCAAAAAATTTTTATAAAATATTTATCATTAGTTATGGCTGCAGCTATAATTTCTATGATAACTGTGAGCTATATTCTGCAAAACCACAATGCGCAAAATAGAATGAAAGAAAATTCAATTTTAAAATTAAATCAAATAGCTCTTACTATAGAAAATAATAAAAAATCTTTAACTGAATTAAATGAAATGCTAGATAATAATTATATTACCAAAGCAAAAACATTTGCCTATATAATAGAAAAAAATCCCAGCATTTTACAAAGTTCAAAAGAATTACAAAATATTAAAAACCTTCTTTCTGTTGATGAACTCCATGTTATTAATAAAGATGGAATTTTAGAATATAGTACTATAGTTTCTTATGTTGGTATGGATTTCAGAAGTACTAAACAGACTGAGGAATTTTTAAAACTTATAGACAATCCAACTATTACTTTTGCACAGGAAGTACAGCCTAATGGAATAGAAAAAAAACTTTTTAAATATGTTGGAGCTGGAAGAAGAGATGCTCCTGGTTTTGTTCAAGTTGGTATTTCCCCTAAGCGTCAATTGGAAGCAATGAAACAAAATGAACTTCAATACATATTTTCTCATCTTCCTGTTGAA encodes:
- a CDS encoding flavocytochrome c: MGKKSFFSLIFSLLLILSDTIFSAEAVFKPGKYLGSSEGYGGPVKVEVTTSKDRIESVVIVEHKESKGISDHAIESLPKEIVDNQSISVDYVAGASKSSKAIIEATKEALKFSGVSIAAISKPVTKKVVENIILDKEAEVIVVGAGGAGLAAGVSAYENGAKSVIILEKMPIIGGNTVRAGGAYNAVNPKKQKAQGIEDSIDKHFTQTYEGGNKVANQKLVRTLVENAMSGVDWLEGLGMKWNEKIGSVVGSMWPRTNQATDPLGTGYINTLEKAFLQHGGKIYTNTKVMGIIKKDNRVIGVTAVGADGKEAEFIGKKGIILASGGYAANSEMVREFLSDGVYTKDKLPAGIENTNHPGATGEVIKMALDAGADVIDMKHIQLLPMPADRFGPTINVENVIFVNKDGNRYVREDGRRDEISLATFAQKDGQYYMINDSKIIPPDRKTTSAEDLDELIRKNTVVEAATLEELAKKINVPADALITTVKKFNESVDKKSDEFGRDIWENKIDKGPFYATLRFPALHHTMGGVKINENAEVIGKDGKAVPGLFAAGEVTGGIHGANRLGGNAIADIIVFGRIAGKNAANAK
- a CDS encoding phosphoribosylaminoimidazolesuccinocarboxamide synthase encodes the protein MEKVYQGKTKDVYKLENGNFLLEFKDDCTGKDGVFDPGENSVGLKIEGIGKANLKMSVHFFEILNKAGVKTHYISANVEKGTMEVVPARPFGKGLEVICRFKAVGSFYRRYNEYVTEGGDLPAYVETTFKNDALGDPLVTKDGLVVLNVMTSEQYDSMKERTQLISTIVRDTLAEKGLDLYDIKFEFGIDKDGEVILIDEIASGNMRVYKAGKIVDPMDLTEMVFA
- a CDS encoding ROK family protein is translated as MKDVIYQKKEKMKNINRVYQFISQNKFFTKKEIADSLDISFPTVAKIINLLLDKKIVIDKGYSDNNIKRKASLYEYNPNSFYSIGIKIELSSVSFILINLNGDEIKKTVIIKNFFNDENFVFYIMEELKLFLKNFPYQNLITGIGISLSGIVDNKSKILKIGTNFNLFEKNMEIIENTFSLPIYLINEANAGAIGEFFLNRTLKEQNIVFISIDSGVGAGIVIDGNLYKGHSSKAGEFGHFTVENHGKKCNCGNEGCLEMYCSNRALVKAFEKEFNLSNLSFIEIFSKNLADTEKGKGILEKYTDYLASGIRNLLFLLDLDRVIIGGLISNYSHYIKESLEKKVFNNIFFEDKSILEFSKYGDFSNLIGAAFLPFNDLFIHLF
- the xylA gene encoding xylose isomerase translates to MEFFKEIGKIKYEGKETKNELAFRYYNPDEIILGKPMKEHLKFGMSYWHTLTAAGNDQFGEGTIVREWDSLEPMERAKARVKAGFEIMEKLGMEYFCFHDRDIAPEADTLAEYQKNLDEIVDLIEIEMKRTGIKLLWGTTNMFSHPRFVHGAATSCNADVFALGAAQVKKALEITHRLNGEGYVFWGGREGYETLLNTDMKLELDNLAKMLGMAKDYANKIGFKGQFYIEPKPKEPTKHQYDFDSATVIGFLKTYNLDKDFKLNIEANHATLAYHTFQHELRFARINGMLGSVDANMGDMLLGWDTDQFPTNIYDAVLAMYEILKDGGFKTGGLNFDAKIRRASIELDDIFYAYIAGMDTFAKGLRVAAKLIEDNVFENIIEKRYASYKEGIGKEIIEGKVGLKELADYALKLDGIKNKSGRQEKLETILNNYIFD